A genomic segment from Thamnophis elegans isolate rThaEle1 chromosome 3, rThaEle1.pri, whole genome shotgun sequence encodes:
- the ARHGEF39 gene encoding rho guanine nucleotide exchange factor 39, which produces MSDAATGPPGSSPERRASWERQRRARAEQLLRTEERYLEQLEGVATYFVVTLKAKGILKPDIHNILFGPWQSICSASRTLLFHLSSGHFALGLESFCHQLVFYVHYAENLEAAQNTLKKLVKKNKAFSRFKKLQESRPELKGCRLEELLPLPLQRLHQYRCLLQDLVEHTPPESSGFDQLQGSLRSVSEVLRRVQEIAHARENLLRMRQIQKQLKGRKTQVLAPGRRYLQEGWLMEVPSKGTEMQRRRCFLFTDILLLAKPCHPLHPWNSHKFACQAIYPLSHCVVEKVFGHTQSQGGLLSLSFPQKKLLLMSCDQEDFAKWHQNLVVAIRELQVCGSPPAQKAE; this is translated from the exons ATGAGCGACGCCGCTACGGGCCCTCCGGGCTCATCGCCGGAGCGGAGGGCCAGCTGGGAGCGCCAACGCCGCGCCCGAGCGGAGCAGCTGCTCCGGACCGAAGAGCGATACTTGGAGCAGCTGGAAGGGGTGGCGacg TACTTTGTGGTCACCCTGAAGGCCAAGGGGATCTTGAAGCCAGACATCCACAACATTCTCTTTGGACCATGGCAGTCCATCTGCTCCGCCAGCCG GACGCTGCTTTTCCACCTGTCCAGTGGCCATTTTGCATTAGGACTGGAGAGCTTCTGCCACCAGCTGGTGTTCTATGTCCATTACGCAGAGAATCTGGAAGCGGCCCAGAACACCCTGAAG AAGCTGGTGAAGAAGAACAAAGCTTTTTCCCGCTTCAAGAAGCTTCAAGAATCCCGTCCAGAGCTTAAAGGTTGCCGTCTGGAAGAGCTGCTGCCGCTGCCCCTCCAAAGGCTCCATCA GTATAGATGCCTCCTGCAAGATTTGGTGGAGCACACTCCCCCGGAGAGCTCTGGATTCGACCAACTCCAAG GGTCCCTAAGGTCCGTCTCGGAGGTCCTGCGCAGAGTCCAGGAAATTGCTCACGCCCGTGAGAACCTGCTGCGGATGAGACAGATTCAGAAACAGCTGAAGGGACGGAAGACTCAAGTGCTGGCTCCAG GGCGCCGGTATCTCCAGGAAGGTTGGCTGATGGAAGTCCCCTCCAAGGGGACTGAGATGCAGCGCAGGAGATGCTTCCTTTTCACTGATATCCTGTTGTTAGCCAAGCCTTGCCACCCGCTCCATCCTTGGAATTCACACAAGTTCGCTTGCCAGGCCATTTACCCTCTCAGTCACTGCGTTGTGGAGAAGGTCTTTGGTCACACCCAGAGCCAAGGAGGGCTGCTCAGT ctCTCTTTCCCACAAAAAAAGTTACTGCTGATGTCTTGTGATCAGGAGGACTTTGCCAAATGGCACCAGAATCTGGTGGTGGCTATCAG AGAGCTTCAGGTCTGTGGAAGCCCACCCGCTCAGAAGGCTGAGTGA